Proteins encoded together in one Etheostoma cragini isolate CJK2018 chromosome 11, CSU_Ecrag_1.0, whole genome shotgun sequence window:
- the LOC117952871 gene encoding follistatin-related protein 1-like, translated as MMLRSVALLLLLAVAVSNAEELQSKSKVCANVFCGAGRECAVTEKGEPSCLCIESCKPHKRSVCGSNGKTYRNHCELHRDACLTGLKIQVAHDGHCHEKKAEQAAASPVVCYAADRNELRSRVVQWLQTEVVPDGWFAKGSNFSDILLKYFKSYDNGDSQLDSSELLKFIQQNDSVVELQSYADQESNKLLRSLCVDALIELSDENADWKLSFDEFLNCLKPGFNPPEKKCALEDETYEDGAETQVECNRCVCACGNWVCTAMTCTEKTAAVDESADAGAEMTEEEWNLRVAELNKHQETVQKMKTSTKEA; from the exons GAGCTGCAGAGCAAGAGCAAAGTGTGCGCCAATGTGTTCTGTGGGGCCGGCAGAGAGTGTGCTGTTACAGAGAAGGGGGAGCCCAGCTGTCTGTGTATAGAG agctgTAAGCCCCACAAGAGGTCAGTGTGTGGCAGCAATGGTAAGACCTACAGGAATCACTGTGAGCTCCACAGGGACGCTTGTCTGACGGGCTTGAAGATACAGGTGGCCCATGATGGACACTGCCATG AGAAGAAAGCAGAGCAGGCAGCTGCCAGCCCTg TGGTTTGCTACGCTGCTGACCGCAATGAACTGAGGAGTCGTGTGGTCCAGTGGCTGCAGACTGAGGTTGTCCCAGATGGCTGGTTTGCCAAGGGATCCAACTTCTCTGACATCCTGCTCAAATACTTCAAG TCATATGACAATGGTGATTCTCAGCTGGACTCCTCAGAGCTGCTCAAATTCATCCAGCAGAATGACTCAGTTGTGGAGTTGCAGTCCTATGCAGACCAGGAGAGTAACAAGCTGCTCAG GAGCCTGTGTGTGGATGCCCTCATTGAGCTCTCTGATGAAAACGCAGACTGGAAACTGAGCTTTGATGAGTTCCTGAACTGCCTGAAGCCTGGCTTCAATCCACCAGAGAAGA AATGCGCCTTGGAGGATGAGACATATGAGGACGGAGCAGAGACTCAAGTAGAGTGTAACcgatgtgtttgtgcatgcggTAACTGGGTCTGCACTGCTATGACCTGCACTG aaaaaacagcagctgtggATGAGTCAGCAGATGCTGGGGCGGAGATGACTGAGGAGGAGTGGAATCTCCGTGTGGCTGAGCTCAACAAGCACCAG GAAACAGTTCAGAAGATGAAGACCAGCACAAAGGAGGCCTAA